CCTCCGACCTGATGGCCCACGGCGCCCTGATGGCCCTGCGCGAAGCCGGCCGCCAGGTCCCCGCGGACGTCGCGGTGATCGGCTTCGACGACTTCGAGATCAGCCGCTACAGCGACCCGCCGCTCACCACGGTCCGCCAGCCGATCGGCGAGATGGGCCGGACCCTGGCCCGCCAGATGCTCCTGCTGATCAACGGCGACGAGATCCCGGAGTCGGTCGTCCTCCCCACCGAACTGATCGTCCGCGACTCCGCCTAACCCCTCGCGGTCCGCTTCGGCCCTTCTTTCGGTACGCCCACAGCACCGTCCCGCCCAAGCCCGCGAACAAGCGCAACCGCCCTGCGCCCGGCCCGAACCGCGCACGAGCGCAACCACCTCGCCCACCAGCTCGCCCGAGCCCGCCTCGAGCACGACCACCGCGCCCGCCAGCCCACCCCCAGCCCGCCACGAGTGCGACCACCGCGCCCGCCGGCTCACTAGAGCCCGCCTCAAGTGCGACCACCGCGCCCACCGGCCCACCCGAACCCGCCACGAGCACGACCACCGCGCCCGCCAGGCCGCCGAGCCCGACCACCGCGCCCACCGGCCCGTGCTGCGCGAAACGCCCCATCCCAGCCCGCCAAGAGCACGACCGCCCCACCTGAACCACCCGTGCGAGCGCGACTACCTCGCCCACCGGCCACCTGAGCCCGCACACCAGCACGCCCACTCTGCCCGCCGGCCTACCCGACCCGCGCGTGCGAACGCACCCGTCCTCCTCCCCGAGTCCGCGCGAGCGTGGCTCAGGGCAGCGCGTCGGCGACGGCGCGAGCGACAGCGGCCGTCTCCGACCCGAAGAGCACCAGGTATGCCGTGTGCAGGCGCACCGCCTCGAACGAACGCAGCACGCTCAGCGCCTGCCGGACCGCGTCGTCGACCGGCCAGCGATAGATCCCCGCGGAGATCAGCGGAAACGCCACCGTCTCCGCGCCGAGCCCGTCCGCCACCCGCAGCGCATTGTCGTAGCAGGACCGCAGCAGACCCGAGCGGTCCTCGGTGGCACTGAACACCGGCCCGACAGTGTGGACCACCCAGCGAGCCGGCAACCGCCCCGCGGTCGTCGACACCGCCTGCCCCACCGGAAGCCCGCGCCCGTACTTCGCGGCCCGCAGCGCCCGGGTCTCGGCCAGGATCTCCGGCCCACCCTTGCGGTGAATCGCCCCGTCCACCCCACCGCCACCCAGCAGCGACGAGTTGGCCGCGTTCACGATCGCGTCCACCCGCTGTCCGGTGATGTCGCCTTCCACAAGCTCAACCCGCACGGAAGCCTCCCACTCCAGTCGCCCGCCAATCTGCCAGCCTGCCCACCGCCCCGCACCCGACTTCTTCCCGAGCACCCACGCCGTCAGCGCCGCATCAAAGCCGAGCCTGCGTCGCGCCACAACCCGACCGAAACACCCCACGGCCCAACCACCCCACCCAGCCGGCACTGCACGACGCCACAAGCCGACCGAAACAAGCCACGACCCAGCCGCACAACGAGGCCGACGCGGGGGACACACACCGGTTCTGATCTCCGGAACCACCCGCGCACAGTGAAGACATCCCATGTGCCAGGGGCGTCAAGCGGCTTGACCCGATCCCGCGTCTGCCCAGGGCGCTGAGGCCAGCCGAAAAGTATCCGGCTGGCCCTGACGGCCCTATCCAAGACCGGGATAGGGCACTGAGGACCAGCCGGGAGAGTCCGGCTGGCCCCGGTAGCCCTATCCAAGACCGGGATAGGGCGCTGAGGACCAGCCGGGGTTTGATCTCCGGAACCACCCGCGCACAGTGAAGACATCCCATGTGCCAGGGGCGTCAAGCGGCTTGACCCGATCCCGCGTCCGCCCAGGGCGCTGAGGCCCAGCCGAAAAGTGTCCGGCTGGCCCTGATGGCCCTATCCAGGACCGGGATAGGGCGCTGAGGACCAGCCGAGAGAGTCCGGCTGGCCCCGGCGGCCCTATTCAAGAAGGGGATAGGGCGCTGAGGACCAGCCGAGAGAGTCCGGCTGGCCCCGGTAGCCCTATCCAAGAACGGAATGGGGCGCTGAGGACCAGCCGAGAGAGTCCGGCTGGCCCTGGTAGCCCTATCCAAGAACGGGATAGGGCGCTGAGGACCAGCTGGGGTTTGATCTCCGGAACCAGCCGCGGACAGTGAAGGGGCCGGCGATCGCCCTGGACGCGCCAGCGGCCAGATCGCCGGCCCCGGCCCGCGCGGGAGCATGCGATCCGCACCCCAGCGGACCCGCGTAAAGAAGGCCCGTGAAGTTGATCTTAAGAAACCGCCGCCCCTACAACGGGGACGTCGTCGTGATGTCGATCGGTTTGCCGAGGGCTCGGCGGGCCAGCAGCGTCGCCCCGGCGATCGCCGCCGGCATCAGGAAGATCGCCCCGAGGGGGATCAGGAAGGCACCGAAGACCGCCGCGCCGAACCCCAGCGTGAGCGGCACATTGGCGGCCAGCACCGCCCGGCGGTGACGCAGCCGCTGGCCGCGGCGCTGGAACGGGACCCCGGTGAGCTCCAGGGCGAGCAGCCAGCCGCCGACCGCGCCGGCCAGGACCGGGACGACGGTCTGGCCGACGACCGGGAGGAAGCCGAGCAGGAAGAGCGGGACGCCGACCAGGATGCTCAGGCCGATCAGGCGCAGCGAGTCGGCCAGGCTGCGGCGCAGCGAGCTCCAGAAACCGACCTCGACAGCCTCCGGGACGCCGCCGTAGCGGGCCTCGACCAGCTCGGAGATCTTCTCGTAGAACGGGTCGCCGATCAGCAGGGTGACCGCGGTGAAGGTGAGGATGCCGAGCAGCAGGGCCAGGCCGAGCAGACCGGCGCCGGCCAGCACCTCGACGAAGTCGCGCCAGAAGCCGGACCAGTCGCCGGCGAACCAGGTGACCTGCTCGGAGAGGCTGGGCAGGAAGCGGATCAGGACGACCAGCCCGACGGTGTAGATCACGCCGGAGAGCAGCGCCGGAAGCAGGCCCAGGCCGAGCAGCCGGGGGCTGCCCAGGACCAGACCGAGGCCACGGCCGAGCAGGCCCACCCCGGTGGCGAACTGACGAACCGCGGCCAGTGGCCGACTCGGATCTTCCTTCACGACCCGGCAGCTTAGTCGTGCCTGTCGATCAGGGGGCGTAGGGCGCGCTCGTGGTGGGAGTGACGCCGGTGCTCGGCGGGGCGCTCTCGGACGGCGTGGGGGTCGGTTCCGGCGGGCCGGTGATCTGGGTCGGGGTGGGCACCGGGGGCATGCTCAGGTCCGGCGGCGGCGACGAGGTCGCGGCGGTGACCGGGGGCGCCGACGCGGGCACCGTGA
Above is a genomic segment from Actinoplanes ianthinogenes containing:
- a CDS encoding O-acetyl-ADP-ribose deacetylase, which encodes MRVELVEGDITGQRVDAIVNAANSSLLGGGGVDGAIHRKGGPEILAETRALRAAKYGRGLPVGQAVSTTAGRLPARWVVHTVGPVFSATEDRSGLLRSCYDNALRVADGLGAETVAFPLISAGIYRWPVDDAVRQALSVLRSFEAVRLHTAYLVLFGSETAAVARAVADALP
- a CDS encoding EI24 domain-containing protein codes for the protein MKEDPSRPLAAVRQFATGVGLLGRGLGLVLGSPRLLGLGLLPALLSGVIYTVGLVVLIRFLPSLSEQVTWFAGDWSGFWRDFVEVLAGAGLLGLALLLGILTFTAVTLLIGDPFYEKISELVEARYGGVPEAVEVGFWSSLRRSLADSLRLIGLSILVGVPLFLLGFLPVVGQTVVPVLAGAVGGWLLALELTGVPFQRRGQRLRHRRAVLAANVPLTLGFGAAVFGAFLIPLGAIFLMPAAIAGATLLARRALGKPIDITTTSPL